DNA sequence from the Devosia lacusdianchii genome:
GGCAACCAAAGAGGTGCAATCCCTTGGCGAAATGCGGTGCTTTCAAATGCCCTGAGGTTGAACGAACATCGCCTGTTGCCGATGGTGATCTCGACAGCGCCGTTCTCCTGTCCTATCTAGAGGCAACAGCATCCGGCCCTTGACCCCGGCTTACAAGAGGTTTCTCCCATGACCGACATCAACGCTTTCATCGACGACAAGGTGAAGAACAACGACGTCTTCCTGTTCATGAAGGGCTCGCCGGACTTCCCGCAATGCGGTTTTTCCGGCCAGGTCGTGCAGATCCTGAACTATCTCGGCGTCGAATACGGCAGCGCCAACGTGCTGGAAAGCGCCGAGCTGCGCGACGGCATCAAGGCCTACACCAACTGGCCGACCATTCCCCAGCTCTACGTCAAGGGCGAATTCGTCGGCGGCGCCGATATCGTCCGCGAAATGTTCCAGGCCGGCGAACTGCAGACGCATTTCGAAAAGGCAGGCATTGCCGTCAAGCAAACTGCCTGATTTCCTGCAGCATGCTTCCATCACGCCGGGCCTTGTGCCCGGCGTTGCTATTTGGCGGGCACGTCTGCCGAAAGCCTGATCTCGCGCAGCGGCCGAACCCGGCGGGTTGCTTCGGCATAAGTCGGATGCGCCTTGTAGGCCGCCAGCGCCGACTCGTCGGCGAATTCGCCGTAGACCACCACATCCACCTCATTGGAAATCTGGTCCACCTTGGTGTTCCGCGTCACCTCGAAATGCAGCGAGTGCGGAATCGTGCCGAGTAGCTCCAGACCCTCGCAGATCGCGTCCAGGTTTTCCGATGACTTGGCGGTGAAGAAGACGATATGGCGGATCACGGCACGGCTCCAAATGGTCGTCAGCCTTGTAGTCCCATCAGCGGCATTGATGGGCGCCATTCAGCAATATTGCTTTGCGTGATGATGTCGCAGGCGTAGATAGAACGTCCACCCTTTGGATGCTCCCCATGACCTCGTCCGCCCTCCGCCCCGCAGTCCCCCTGCTTGTGCTGATCATTGCCGGCTGCATTATCGCGGCGATCGGCAATGGCGTCCGTACCAGCTTCGGCCTCTTCACGCTGCCGATGACCGGTGATCTGGGCCTGACACGCGAAGGCTGGGGCATGGCCATGGCCATCCAGAACCTGGCCTGGGGCATTGCCCAGCCCTTCGCCGGCGCCTTCGCAGACCGCGTCGGCACCGGCCGCACGGTTGCGGCGGGTGCGGCCATCTACGCCCTCGGCGTGCTCGGCATGGCCTTCTCGCCGGATGCCGGCATCATGACCCTGACCGCCGGCGTGGTGACGGGCGTCGGAATTGCCGTCTGTTCGTTCAGCGTCGTCATGGCGGCCTTCGGGCGTTCGGTGCCAGCCGAAAAGCGGTCGCTGATCTTCGGCGTCGCCACCGCCGCCTCGTCCTTCGGCCAGTTTGCCTTTGCGCCGATCAGCCAGGGCTTCATCAACGCCTTCGGCTGGCAATCGGCCCTGCTCTATCTGGCCATGGCGCTGTTGCTGATCATCCCGCTCAGCTATGCCCTACGGGGACGCACCGAGAACGCGGTTGGCCAGGCCGACCTGCCCTTCATGGAAGCCCTCGCCAAGGCATGGGGCTACGGCTCTTACCGGTTACTAGTCATCGGCTTCTTCGTCTGCGGTTTCCATCTGGCCTTCATCAACGTCCACATGCCCGCCTACCTGGTGCAATGCGGCCTGTCGCCGGAAGTCGGCAGCTGGACCATCGCCGTGATCGGCCTGTTCAACATCGTCGGTTCGCTGCTGGCTGGATATCTGGGGGGCCGCCTGCCCAAGCAGATGCTGCTGGCGACGATCTACTTCCTGCGAGCCGTGGCGATTGGCGCGTTCCTGCTGATCCCGGTCAGCGAAATCACCGCCTACGCCTTTGCCGCCGCCATGGGTCTGCTCTGGCTCTCCACGGTGCCCCTGACGGCCGGCCTGGTCAGCCTGTTCTTCGGTGCTCGCTATATGGGCATGCTCTATGGCATCGCCTTCCTCAGCCACCAGATCGGCTCCTTCGTTGGCGTATGGCTGGGCGGCTATGTCTTCGACCAGACCGGGTCGTACAGCCTGGTCTGGTATCTGGGCATACTGCTCGGGCTGGGCTCCGCGGCGATTCACCTGCCGATCAACGAGCGCAGCGCCCCCAATTTCGCGCTGAAAGCGGCCTGACAGAGGATCGGCCGGGATTAATGTTTCCCGGCCATCCGACCTTGCAAACGCGGTGTCATGGGTTCATGGTCCGCGAAATTATTCCAGCGCTGGTCCTTCTCCGGCGATTTTCCTGAGATTCTTTCATGTCTGATCATTTCACGCGGGTTCTCTCGCGCCCCGAATTCATTGCCCTCATGGCCGCCCTCATGGCCCTCAACGCGCTGGCAATCGACGTCATGCTGCCGGCGCTGCCCTATATGGGCGAGGCTCTGGGCGTCACCAGCGAGAACGAACGGCAGTTCGTGATTTCGGCCTATATGCTCGGCATGGGTATTGCCGTGCTGGGCTTCGGCCCGCTGACCGACCGGTTCGGGCGTCGCGCGCCGCTTCTTGTGGGCATGGGCATCTATATCCTGGCCGCTCTGGCCGCGGTTTTCGCTCCAAGCTTCGGCATCCTGCTCGCGCTTCGCTTCATCCAGGGCATGGGCGCCGCCAGCGTGCGCGTCATCGCCACCGCCGTGGTGCGCGACCGCTATTCGGGCCGCGAGATGGCGGAGGTCATGTCCCTGACCTTCATGGTGTTCATGGCCATTCCCATCGTTGCGCCCGGCATCGGCCAGGTGATCCTGCTCGTGGGCGAGTGGCACAACATCTTCATCTTCATGGGCCTCTTGGCCCTGGCCTTCTGGATCTGGACCTTCATCCGCCTGCCAGAGTCCTTGGCGGTCGAACACCGGCGCCCGCTGAGCCTCCGCTCGGTGCTGGACGGTTTCCGCATTGTCTTCACCAACCGCGTCGCCATTTCCTATGGCCTTGCCGGCACCTTCCTGTTCGGCGCGCTGTTTGGTTTCATCAGCTCGAGCCAGCAGATTTACGTCGATATCTACGGGCTGGGCGTCTATTTCCCGGTGGCCTTCGCCGCTATGGCCGGCCTGATGGCGGTGTCGTCCTTCACCAATTCGCGGATCGTGCGGCGGTTCGGCATGCGCCGCCTGTCACATGGCGCCATGCTGAGCTACACCATTTTCAGCGGCATCTGGCTGGCCTTTGCGCTGAGCGGCTTCCTGCCGCTTTGGCTGTTCTTCTCGTTCCTCGCCATCATCATGTTCAGCTTCGGCTGGGCCGCGTCCAACATGAACTCCCTGTCCATGGAACCCCTCGGCGCGGTAGCGGGCACGGCCTCGGCGGTGTTCGGCTTCATCCAGACGGTGGGCGGCGCATTGA
Encoded proteins:
- the grxD gene encoding Grx4 family monothiol glutaredoxin — its product is MTDINAFIDDKVKNNDVFLFMKGSPDFPQCGFSGQVVQILNYLGVEYGSANVLESAELRDGIKAYTNWPTIPQLYVKGEFVGGADIVREMFQAGELQTHFEKAGIAVKQTA
- a CDS encoding Dabb family protein, whose protein sequence is MIRHIVFFTAKSSENLDAICEGLELLGTIPHSLHFEVTRNTKVDQISNEVDVVVYGEFADESALAAYKAHPTYAEATRRVRPLREIRLSADVPAK
- a CDS encoding MFS transporter; protein product: MTSSALRPAVPLLVLIIAGCIIAAIGNGVRTSFGLFTLPMTGDLGLTREGWGMAMAIQNLAWGIAQPFAGAFADRVGTGRTVAAGAAIYALGVLGMAFSPDAGIMTLTAGVVTGVGIAVCSFSVVMAAFGRSVPAEKRSLIFGVATAASSFGQFAFAPISQGFINAFGWQSALLYLAMALLLIIPLSYALRGRTENAVGQADLPFMEALAKAWGYGSYRLLVIGFFVCGFHLAFINVHMPAYLVQCGLSPEVGSWTIAVIGLFNIVGSLLAGYLGGRLPKQMLLATIYFLRAVAIGAFLLIPVSEITAYAFAAAMGLLWLSTVPLTAGLVSLFFGARYMGMLYGIAFLSHQIGSFVGVWLGGYVFDQTGSYSLVWYLGILLGLGSAAIHLPINERSAPNFALKAA
- a CDS encoding multidrug effflux MFS transporter; the protein is MSDHFTRVLSRPEFIALMAALMALNALAIDVMLPALPYMGEALGVTSENERQFVISAYMLGMGIAVLGFGPLTDRFGRRAPLLVGMGIYILAALAAVFAPSFGILLALRFIQGMGAASVRVIATAVVRDRYSGREMAEVMSLTFMVFMAIPIVAPGIGQVILLVGEWHNIFIFMGLLALAFWIWTFIRLPESLAVEHRRPLSLRSVLDGFRIVFTNRVAISYGLAGTFLFGALFGFISSSQQIYVDIYGLGVYFPVAFAAMAGLMAVSSFTNSRIVRRFGMRRLSHGAMLSYTIFSGIWLAFALSGFLPLWLFFSFLAIIMFSFGWAASNMNSLSMEPLGAVAGTASAVFGFIQTVGGALIGSYTGQHFDGTTVPTATGYFVMGVLALICILVAERGRLFGVGEQYAHTDMSHSGGH